A genomic window from Triticum urartu cultivar G1812 chromosome 7, Tu2.1, whole genome shotgun sequence includes:
- the LOC125520438 gene encoding uncharacterized protein LOC125520438 isoform X1, which produces MPLGDNMQSISTVVRDIAQGIEPFNGSSQPMKTPTNDERRPAEPSPDDTQSTQDLQMGNDQIEDPYGIFEPVVQQPNFEDCLAPLQNGESVYHEPDEEPRIFMAEGLAYESYQLGRPRAAPVSNTDEFIYRNLPTKHHVLRKVPDCRHRGALRFPFEGPAFCCRKRKVDIITPDVPEELKRLFTSQDDEDAKYFREHIRYFNSHFSFTTLGVTHDRRVSTAAGTGVYTFRACGGLYHALDGLVPADNGPRHLQLYIYDTDQDLVHRAMRSPDLNIELIRKILRILEHNPYAQVLKSLGSVPNLDEYRISLNTDINLDQRRYNAPMTSQVAAIWVEGSDPKNCFDRSVVVHGKKETAPYILEHTMGATTH; this is translated from the exons ATGCCTCTTGGTGATAACATGCAATCAATCTCCACCGTTGTAAGAGATATTGCACAAG GTATAGAGCCTTTTAATGGCTCCAGTCAACCAATGAAGACGCCAACTAATGATGAGAGACGCCCTGCAGAACCGTCTCCAGATGATACTCAAAGCACTCAAGATCTACAAA TGGGCAACGACCAGATAGAAGATCCATATGGAATATTTGAACCCGTTGTTCAACAACCCAATTTTGAAG ACTGCTTGGCGCCATTGCAAAATGGAGAATCTGTGTACCATGAGCCTGATGAGGAACCTAGAATATTTATGGCCGAAG GTCTTGCTTATGAATCTTACCAACTTGGACGCCCACGAGcagcaccagtatcaaataccgatgAATTCATTTACCGAAACCTACCTACAAAGCACCATGTCCTAAGAAAGGTTCCCGACTGCCGCCACCGTGGGGCATTGCGGTTTCCATTTGAGGGCCCAGCATTTTGTTGCAGAAAAAGAAAAGTCGATATTATTACTCCAGATGTTCCAGAAGAGCTAAAACGGTTGTTTACAAGTCAAGATGATGAGGATGCTAAATATTTCAGAGAGCATATACGGTATTTCAACTCGCACTTCTCATTCACAACTCTAGGAGTCACTCATGATCGCCGAGTAAGCACTGCGGCAGGAACTGGAGTATATACATTTCGTGCATGTGGTGGCTTATACCACGCTCTTGATGGTCTGGTGCCGGCTGATAATGGACCTCGCCATTTGCAGCTCTATATTTATGATACAGATCAAGACTTGGTTCACAGGGCTATGAGGTCTCCAGATCTTAATATAGAACTCATACGAAAGATTCTGCGAATACTTGAGCATAACCCTTATGCACAAGTTTTAAAGAGCCTTGGGTCTGTTCCAAATCTAGATGAGTATAGGATCTCACTAAACACGGATATCAACTTGGATCAACGAAGGTACAATGCCCCAATGACTTCTCAGGTGGCAGCGATATGGGTTGAAGGGAGCGACCCAAAGAATTGCTTTGATAGAAGTGTTGTCGTACATGGAAAAAAAGAGACCGCCCCCTATATATTAGAGCATACTATGGGTGCTACGACCCATTGA
- the LOC125520436 gene encoding zinc finger MYM-type protein 1-like isoform X1, protein MDSGEEMDSGEEVDWIGIVAAVELEEAEAEAAAVEDAAAVAEAAASAARAKRRRERPHDSDDRQGIPPAFNLADVDPDPGTRKQIEEYATPEIRDEMRRAYLSKGVGRLYGHDFPRTLFGKDWRNFKEAWYKDYDWLEYSKETKSAYCFHCFLFKPPSIGDKFGHDVFTKKGFKNWKKAVEIFNAHVGGPNSAHNNARRRCEDFKNQKQSVSYAMTSHTEKSHIEYEERFRAVVGVVRFLVSQGLAFRGHDETTTSMNKGNFLEMLDWYAERCKDVADVVHKNAPGNHQLTCHKIQKQIVQACAEVTTKVIMTELGDSNFSLLVDESRDVSVREQMAVIVRFANQKGESLERLLGVKHVLDTTSASLKRSLDAMFVKHNLSMSRLRGQGYDGASNMRGELNGLKKLVLDVNPYAFYVHCFAHQLQLVVVAVVKGVLAVSDFFGHTNKIVNMVSALCKRKDALLQKHHDNLVLQLEHGEILSGKGEHQETSLARPGDTRWGSHHKTLIRIYQMWDSVVEVLHGISLDGADADDRGLASGFMINMETFEFVLILHLMLRVLGLTNDLSQALQQKD, encoded by the exons ATGGATTCCGGCGAAGAGATGGACTCCGGCGAAGAGGTGGATTGGATAGGCATAGTTGCTGCTGTCGAACTCGAAGAAGCTGAGGCTGAGGCTGCTGCTGTCGAAGATGCGGCGGCTGTGGCAGAGGCAGCAGCTTCGGCGGCCAGAGCCAAACGGAGGCGAGAGCGACCACATGACTCTGACGACCGGCAG GGCATTCCTCCGGCATTTAATTTAGCTGATGTGGATCCTGATCCTGGCACACGTAAGCAAATTGAAGAGTATGCAACTCCAGAAATTAGAGATGAAATGAGAAGGGCATATTTGTCGAAAGGTGTTGGACGTTTGTATGGTCATGATTTTCCTCGGACTCTTTTTGGGAAAGATTGGCGGAACTTCAAAGAAGCATGGTATAAAGATTATGATTGGCTAGAGTATAGTAAAGAGACAAAATCTGCCTATTGTTTCCATTGTTTTCTTTTCAAGCCTCCAAGCATTGGTGACAAGTTTGGCCATGATGTCTTCACTAAGAAAGGGTTCAAAAATTGGAAGAAGGCAGTGGAAATATTCAATGCTCATGTAGGTGGACCAAACAGCGCTCACAACAATGCTAGAAGACGGTGTGAAGATTTCAAAAACCAAAAGCAAAGTGTGTCATATGCAATGACTTCTCATACTGAGAAATCACATATTGAATATGAAGAGCGTTTCAGGGCTGTTGTAGGTGTGGTAAGGTTTCTTGTCTCTCAAGGCCTAGCTTTTCGTGGGCACGATGAGACTACCACTTCCATGAACAAGGGTAATTTCCTTGAGATGTTGGATTGGTATGCAGAAAGATGCAAAGATGTAGCCGATGTGGTCCATAAAAATGCTCCTGGCAATCATCAATTGACTTGTCATAAAATCCAAAAACAAATAGTACAAGCATGTGCCGAAGTGACTACAAAAGTGATAATGACTGAGCTTGGTGATAGTAATTTCTCTCTACTTGTTGATGAGTCTCGTGATGTATCTGTTAGAGAGCAAATGGCTGTGATTGTGAG GTTCGCGAACCAAAAAGGGGAGTCTTTGGAAAGATTGCTTGGTGTTAAACATGTTCTTGATACTACATCCGCTTCTTTGAAAAGATCTTTGGACGCAATGTTTGTTAAACATAATTTATCCATGTCTAGATTGAGAGGACAAGGATATGATGGGGCCTCAAATATGCGTGGAGAACTTAATGGTTTGAAGAAATTGGTGCTAGATGTCAATCCGTATGCTTTTTATGTGCATTGTTTTGCCCACCAACTTCAATTGGTAGTTGTTGCTGTTGTCAAGGGAGTCCTAGCTGTTAGTGATTTCTTTGGACATACAAATAAGATTGTCAACATG GTAAGTGCCTTGTGTAAAAGAAAAGATGCATTGTTGCAGAAGCATCATGACAACCTGGTTTTACAGTTAGAGCATGGGGAGATTTTGTCAGGAAAAGGCGAGCATCAAGAGACAAGTTTAGCAAGACCCGGTGATACACGATGGGGGTCACACCACAAGACTCTAATCCGGATATATCAAATGTGGGATTCCGTGGTTGAAGTGCTACATGGTATTTCTCTTGATGGAGCAGATGCTGATGATAGAGGTTTGGCTTCTGGCTTTATGATAAACATGGAAACATTTGAATTTGTTCTTATCTTGCATTTGATGCTTCGAGTGCTTGGTTTAACCAATGATTTGTCACAAGCATTGCAACAAAAAGATTAG
- the LOC125523914 gene encoding zinc finger MYM-type protein 1-like isoform X2 gives MDFSEEMDSGEEVDWIGIAAAVELEEVEAEAAAVKYAAAVAEAAASAARAKRKRERPHDSDDRQGIPPAFNLADVDPDPGTRKQIEEYATPEIRDEMRRAYLSKGVGRLYGHDFPRTLFGKDWRNFKEAWYKDYDWLEYSKETKSAYCFHCFLFKPPSIGDKFGHDVFTKKGFKNWKKAVEIFNAHVGGPNSAHNNARRRCEDFKNQKQSVSYAMTSHTEKSHIEYEERFRAVVGVVRFLVSQGLAFRGHDETTTSMNKGNFLEMLDWYAERCKDVADVVHKNAPGNHQLTCHKIQKQIVQACAEVTTKVIMTELGDSNFSLLVDESRDVSVREQMAVIVRLRGQGYDGASNMRGELNGLKKLVLDVNPYAFYVHCFAHQLQLVVVAVVKGVLAVSDFFGHTNKIVNMVSALCKRKDALLQKHHDNLVLQLEHGEILSGKGEHQETSLARPGDTRWGSHHKTLIRIYQMWDSVVEVLHGISLDGADADDRGLASGFMINMETFEFVLILHLMLRVLGLTNDLSQALQQKDQNIVCAMNMIVSVKSLLQKLRDDGWEPFLISTTNFCAARNIIVPNIDDNISARGYPRRSRKMVTCLHHYKVTIFNEVLDRNIVEMNNRFSETSTRLLKCIACLDPRDSFSNFDHDKLVELANIYSIDFSSQELYLLTDQLNIYIDVMKRSTEFLACDSLSSLALKLVQSSQHLVFPLVYRLIRLALTLPVATASVERVFSAMNIIKTDLRNKMGDDWLNDLMVCFVEREIFAKISDKEIMVHFHALKNRRGHLPLQPRVQYAITS, from the exons ATGGATTTCAGCGAAGAGATGGACTCCGGCGAAGAGGTGGATTGGATAGGCATAGCTGCTGCTGTCGAACTCGAAGAAGTTGAGGCTGAGGCTGCTGCTGTCAAATATGCGGCGGCTGTGGCAGAGGCAGCAGCTTCGGCGGCCAGAGCCAAACGGAAGCGAGAGCGACCACATGACTCCGACGACCGGCAG GGCATTCCTCCGGCATTTAATTTAGCTGATGTGGATCCTGATCCTGGCACACGTAAGCAAATTGAAGAGTATGCAACTCCAGAAATTAGAGATGAAATGAGAAGGGCATATTTGTCGAAAGGTGTTGGACGTTTGTATGGTCATGATTTTCCTCGGACTCTTTTTGGGAAAGATTGGCGGAACTTCAAAGAAGCATGGTATAAAGATTATGATTGGCTAGAGTATAGTAAAGAGACAAAATCTGCCTATTGTTTCCATTGTTTTCTTTTCAAGCCTCCAAGCATTGGTGACAAGTTTGGCCATGATGTCTTCACTAAGAAAGGGTTCAAAAATTGGAAGAAGGCAGTGGAAATATTCAATGCTCATGTAGGTGGACCAAACAGCGCTCACAACAATGCTAGAAGACGGTGTGAAGATTTCAAAAACCAAAAGCAAAGTGTGTCATATGCAATGACTTCTCATACTGAGAAATCACATATTGAATATGAAGAGCGTTTCAGGGCTGTTGTAGGTGTGGTAAGGTTTCTTGTCTCTCAAGGCCTAGCTTTTCGTGGGCACGATGAGACTACCACTTCCATGAACAAGGGTAATTTCCTTGAGATGTTGGATTGGTATGCAGAAAGATGCAAAGATGTAGCCGATGTGGTCCATAAAAATGCTCCTGGCAATCATCAATTGACTTGTCATAAAATCCAAAAACAAATAGTACAAGCATGTGCCGAAGTGACTACAAAAGTGATAATGACTGAGCTTGGTGATAGTAATTTCTCTCTACTTGTTGATGAGTCTCGTGATGTATCGGTTAGAGAGCAAATGGCTGTGATTGTGAG ATTGAGAGGACAAGGATATGATGGGGCCTCAAATATGCGTGGAGAACTTAATGGTTTGAAGAAATTGGTGCTAGATGTCAATCCGTATGCTTTTTATGTGCATTGTTTTGCCCACCAACTTCAATTGGTAGTTGTTGCTGTTGTCAAGGGAGTCCTAGCTGTTAGTGATTTCTTTGGACATACAAATAAGATTGTCAACATG GTAAGTGCCTTGTGTAAAAGAAAAGATGCATTGTTGCAGAAGCATCATGACAACCTGGTTTTACAGTTAGAGCATGGGGAGATTTTGTCAGGAAAAGGCGAGCATCAAGAGACAAGTTTAGCAAGACCCGGTGATACACGATGGGGGTCACACCACAAGACTCTAATCCGGATATATCAAATGTGGGATTCCGTGGTTGAAGTGCTACATGGTATTTCTCTTGATGGAGCAGATGCTGATGATAGAGGTTTGGCTTCTGGCTTTATGATAAACATGGAAACATTTGAATTTGTTCTTATCTTGCATTTGATGCTTCGAGTGCTTGGTTTAACCAATGATTTGTCACAAGCATTGCAACAAAAAGATCAGAATATAGTCTGTGCTATGAATATGATTGTGTCAGTGAAAAGTCTATTACAAAAGTTGAGAGATGATGGATGGGAGCCTTTCTTAATATCTACTACTAACTTTTGTGCTGCAAGAAATATAATAGTGCCCAATATAGATGATAACATTTCAGCAAGGGGTTACCCAAGAAGATCACGCAAAATGGTTACTTGTCTCCATCATTACAAGGTAACTATATTCAATGAGGTGTTGGATAGAAACATAGTTGAGATGAATAATCGATTTAGTGAAACTTCTACACGCTTGTTGAAGTGCATTGCTTGCCTTGATCCTAGAGACTCATTTAGCAACTTTGATCATGATAAGCTAGTTGAGCTTGCAAATATTTACTCAATTGATTTCTCTTCACAAGAGCTCTATCTGTTGACTGATCAACTCAACATATATATTGATGTGATGAAAAGAAGTACTGAATTCTTGGCTTGCGATAGTTTGAGTTCTCTTGCTCTCAAGTTGGTTCAGAGTAGCCAACATCTGGTATTCCCATTGGTTTATCGGCTCATCAGACTTGCATTGACATTACCGgtggcaactgcatcagttgagAGGGTTTTCTCAGCCATGAATATTATAAAGACTGATCTTCGAAACAAGATGGGTGATGATTGGCTTAATGATTTGATGGTTTGCTTTGTTGAGCGCGAGATATTTGCTAAAATTAGTGATAAAGAGATTATGGTTCATTTTCATGCCTTGAAGAACCGTCGAGGTCATCTACCTCTACAACCTCGTGTTCAGTATGCAATTACGTCTTAA
- the LOC125520438 gene encoding uncharacterized protein LOC125520438 isoform X2 yields MKTPTNDERRPAEPSPDDTQSTQDLQMGNDQIEDPYGIFEPVVQQPNFEDCLAPLQNGESVYHEPDEEPRIFMAEGLAYESYQLGRPRAAPVSNTDEFIYRNLPTKHHVLRKVPDCRHRGALRFPFEGPAFCCRKRKVDIITPDVPEELKRLFTSQDDEDAKYFREHIRYFNSHFSFTTLGVTHDRRVSTAAGTGVYTFRACGGLYHALDGLVPADNGPRHLQLYIYDTDQDLVHRAMRSPDLNIELIRKILRILEHNPYAQVLKSLGSVPNLDEYRISLNTDINLDQRRYNAPMTSQVAAIWVEGSDPKNCFDRSVVVHGKKETAPYILEHTMGATTH; encoded by the exons ATGAAGACGCCAACTAATGATGAGAGACGCCCTGCAGAACCGTCTCCAGATGATACTCAAAGCACTCAAGATCTACAAA TGGGCAACGACCAGATAGAAGATCCATATGGAATATTTGAACCCGTTGTTCAACAACCCAATTTTGAAG ACTGCTTGGCGCCATTGCAAAATGGAGAATCTGTGTACCATGAGCCTGATGAGGAACCTAGAATATTTATGGCCGAAG GTCTTGCTTATGAATCTTACCAACTTGGACGCCCACGAGcagcaccagtatcaaataccgatgAATTCATTTACCGAAACCTACCTACAAAGCACCATGTCCTAAGAAAGGTTCCCGACTGCCGCCACCGTGGGGCATTGCGGTTTCCATTTGAGGGCCCAGCATTTTGTTGCAGAAAAAGAAAAGTCGATATTATTACTCCAGATGTTCCAGAAGAGCTAAAACGGTTGTTTACAAGTCAAGATGATGAGGATGCTAAATATTTCAGAGAGCATATACGGTATTTCAACTCGCACTTCTCATTCACAACTCTAGGAGTCACTCATGATCGCCGAGTAAGCACTGCGGCAGGAACTGGAGTATATACATTTCGTGCATGTGGTGGCTTATACCACGCTCTTGATGGTCTGGTGCCGGCTGATAATGGACCTCGCCATTTGCAGCTCTATATTTATGATACAGATCAAGACTTGGTTCACAGGGCTATGAGGTCTCCAGATCTTAATATAGAACTCATACGAAAGATTCTGCGAATACTTGAGCATAACCCTTATGCACAAGTTTTAAAGAGCCTTGGGTCTGTTCCAAATCTAGATGAGTATAGGATCTCACTAAACACGGATATCAACTTGGATCAACGAAGGTACAATGCCCCAATGACTTCTCAGGTGGCAGCGATATGGGTTGAAGGGAGCGACCCAAAGAATTGCTTTGATAGAAGTGTTGTCGTACATGGAAAAAAAGAGACCGCCCCCTATATATTAGAGCATACTATGGGTGCTACGACCCATTGA
- the LOC125523914 gene encoding zinc finger MYM-type protein 1-like isoform X1, which produces MDFSEEMDSGEEVDWIGIAAAVELEEVEAEAAAVKYAAAVAEAAASAARAKRKRERPHDSDDRQGIPPAFNLADVDPDPGTRKQIEEYATPEIRDEMRRAYLSKGVGRLYGHDFPRTLFGKDWRNFKEAWYKDYDWLEYSKETKSAYCFHCFLFKPPSIGDKFGHDVFTKKGFKNWKKAVEIFNAHVGGPNSAHNNARRRCEDFKNQKQSVSYAMTSHTEKSHIEYEERFRAVVGVVRFLVSQGLAFRGHDETTTSMNKGNFLEMLDWYAERCKDVADVVHKNAPGNHQLTCHKIQKQIVQACAEVTTKVIMTELGDSNFSLLVDESRDVSVREQMAVIVRFANQKGESLERLLGVKHVLDTTSASLKRSLDAMFVKHNLSMSRLRGQGYDGASNMRGELNGLKKLVLDVNPYAFYVHCFAHQLQLVVVAVVKGVLAVSDFFGHTNKIVNMVSALCKRKDALLQKHHDNLVLQLEHGEILSGKGEHQETSLARPGDTRWGSHHKTLIRIYQMWDSVVEVLHGISLDGADADDRGLASGFMINMETFEFVLILHLMLRVLGLTNDLSQALQQKDQNIVCAMNMIVSVKSLLQKLRDDGWEPFLISTTNFCAARNIIVPNIDDNISARGYPRRSRKMVTCLHHYKVTIFNEVLDRNIVEMNNRFSETSTRLLKCIACLDPRDSFSNFDHDKLVELANIYSIDFSSQELYLLTDQLNIYIDVMKRSTEFLACDSLSSLALKLVQSSQHLVFPLVYRLIRLALTLPVATASVERVFSAMNIIKTDLRNKMGDDWLNDLMVCFVEREIFAKISDKEIMVHFHALKNRRGHLPLQPRVQYAITS; this is translated from the exons ATGGATTTCAGCGAAGAGATGGACTCCGGCGAAGAGGTGGATTGGATAGGCATAGCTGCTGCTGTCGAACTCGAAGAAGTTGAGGCTGAGGCTGCTGCTGTCAAATATGCGGCGGCTGTGGCAGAGGCAGCAGCTTCGGCGGCCAGAGCCAAACGGAAGCGAGAGCGACCACATGACTCCGACGACCGGCAG GGCATTCCTCCGGCATTTAATTTAGCTGATGTGGATCCTGATCCTGGCACACGTAAGCAAATTGAAGAGTATGCAACTCCAGAAATTAGAGATGAAATGAGAAGGGCATATTTGTCGAAAGGTGTTGGACGTTTGTATGGTCATGATTTTCCTCGGACTCTTTTTGGGAAAGATTGGCGGAACTTCAAAGAAGCATGGTATAAAGATTATGATTGGCTAGAGTATAGTAAAGAGACAAAATCTGCCTATTGTTTCCATTGTTTTCTTTTCAAGCCTCCAAGCATTGGTGACAAGTTTGGCCATGATGTCTTCACTAAGAAAGGGTTCAAAAATTGGAAGAAGGCAGTGGAAATATTCAATGCTCATGTAGGTGGACCAAACAGCGCTCACAACAATGCTAGAAGACGGTGTGAAGATTTCAAAAACCAAAAGCAAAGTGTGTCATATGCAATGACTTCTCATACTGAGAAATCACATATTGAATATGAAGAGCGTTTCAGGGCTGTTGTAGGTGTGGTAAGGTTTCTTGTCTCTCAAGGCCTAGCTTTTCGTGGGCACGATGAGACTACCACTTCCATGAACAAGGGTAATTTCCTTGAGATGTTGGATTGGTATGCAGAAAGATGCAAAGATGTAGCCGATGTGGTCCATAAAAATGCTCCTGGCAATCATCAATTGACTTGTCATAAAATCCAAAAACAAATAGTACAAGCATGTGCCGAAGTGACTACAAAAGTGATAATGACTGAGCTTGGTGATAGTAATTTCTCTCTACTTGTTGATGAGTCTCGTGATGTATCGGTTAGAGAGCAAATGGCTGTGATTGTGAG GTTTGCGAACCAAAAAGGGGAGTCTTTGGAAAGATTGCTTGGTGTTAAACATGTTCTTGATACTACATCCGCTTCTTTGAAAAGATCTTTGGACGCAATGTTTGTTAAACATAATTTATCCATGTCTAGATTGAGAGGACAAGGATATGATGGGGCCTCAAATATGCGTGGAGAACTTAATGGTTTGAAGAAATTGGTGCTAGATGTCAATCCGTATGCTTTTTATGTGCATTGTTTTGCCCACCAACTTCAATTGGTAGTTGTTGCTGTTGTCAAGGGAGTCCTAGCTGTTAGTGATTTCTTTGGACATACAAATAAGATTGTCAACATG GTAAGTGCCTTGTGTAAAAGAAAAGATGCATTGTTGCAGAAGCATCATGACAACCTGGTTTTACAGTTAGAGCATGGGGAGATTTTGTCAGGAAAAGGCGAGCATCAAGAGACAAGTTTAGCAAGACCCGGTGATACACGATGGGGGTCACACCACAAGACTCTAATCCGGATATATCAAATGTGGGATTCCGTGGTTGAAGTGCTACATGGTATTTCTCTTGATGGAGCAGATGCTGATGATAGAGGTTTGGCTTCTGGCTTTATGATAAACATGGAAACATTTGAATTTGTTCTTATCTTGCATTTGATGCTTCGAGTGCTTGGTTTAACCAATGATTTGTCACAAGCATTGCAACAAAAAGATCAGAATATAGTCTGTGCTATGAATATGATTGTGTCAGTGAAAAGTCTATTACAAAAGTTGAGAGATGATGGATGGGAGCCTTTCTTAATATCTACTACTAACTTTTGTGCTGCAAGAAATATAATAGTGCCCAATATAGATGATAACATTTCAGCAAGGGGTTACCCAAGAAGATCACGCAAAATGGTTACTTGTCTCCATCATTACAAGGTAACTATATTCAATGAGGTGTTGGATAGAAACATAGTTGAGATGAATAATCGATTTAGTGAAACTTCTACACGCTTGTTGAAGTGCATTGCTTGCCTTGATCCTAGAGACTCATTTAGCAACTTTGATCATGATAAGCTAGTTGAGCTTGCAAATATTTACTCAATTGATTTCTCTTCACAAGAGCTCTATCTGTTGACTGATCAACTCAACATATATATTGATGTGATGAAAAGAAGTACTGAATTCTTGGCTTGCGATAGTTTGAGTTCTCTTGCTCTCAAGTTGGTTCAGAGTAGCCAACATCTGGTATTCCCATTGGTTTATCGGCTCATCAGACTTGCATTGACATTACCGgtggcaactgcatcagttgagAGGGTTTTCTCAGCCATGAATATTATAAAGACTGATCTTCGAAACAAGATGGGTGATGATTGGCTTAATGATTTGATGGTTTGCTTTGTTGAGCGCGAGATATTTGCTAAAATTAGTGATAAAGAGATTATGGTTCATTTTCATGCCTTGAAGAACCGTCGAGGTCATCTACCTCTACAACCTCGTGTTCAGTATGCAATTACGTCTTAA
- the LOC125520436 gene encoding zinc finger MYM-type protein 1-like isoform X2: protein MDSGEEMDSGEEVDWIGIVAAVELEEAEAEAAAVEDAAAVAEAAASAARAKRRRERPHDSDDRQGIPPAFNLADVDPDPGTRKQIEEYATPEIRDEMRRAYLSKGVGRLYGHDFPRTLFGKDWRNFKEAWYKDYDWLEYSKETKSAYCFHCFLFKPPSIGDKFGHDVFTKKGFKNWKKAVEIFNAHVGGPNSAHNNARRRCEDFKNQKQSVSYAMTSHTEKSHIEYEERFRAVVGVVRFLVSQGLAFRGHDETTTSMNKGNFLEMLDWYAERCKDVADVVHKNAPGNHQLTCHKIQKQIVQACAEVTTKVIMTELGDSNFSLLVDESRDVSVREQMAVIVRFANQKGESLERLLGVKHVLDTTSASLKRSLDAMFVKHNLSMSRLRGQGYDGASNMRGELNGLKKLVLDVNPYAFYVHCFAHQLQLVVVAVVKGVLAVSDFFGHTNKIVNMVSALCKRKDALLQKHHDNLVLQLEHGEILSGKGEHQETSLARPGDTRWGSHHKTLIRIYQMWDSVVEVLHGISLDGADADDRGLSAHQTCIDITGGNCIS from the exons ATGGATTCCGGCGAAGAGATGGACTCCGGCGAAGAGGTGGATTGGATAGGCATAGTTGCTGCTGTCGAACTCGAAGAAGCTGAGGCTGAGGCTGCTGCTGTCGAAGATGCGGCGGCTGTGGCAGAGGCAGCAGCTTCGGCGGCCAGAGCCAAACGGAGGCGAGAGCGACCACATGACTCTGACGACCGGCAG GGCATTCCTCCGGCATTTAATTTAGCTGATGTGGATCCTGATCCTGGCACACGTAAGCAAATTGAAGAGTATGCAACTCCAGAAATTAGAGATGAAATGAGAAGGGCATATTTGTCGAAAGGTGTTGGACGTTTGTATGGTCATGATTTTCCTCGGACTCTTTTTGGGAAAGATTGGCGGAACTTCAAAGAAGCATGGTATAAAGATTATGATTGGCTAGAGTATAGTAAAGAGACAAAATCTGCCTATTGTTTCCATTGTTTTCTTTTCAAGCCTCCAAGCATTGGTGACAAGTTTGGCCATGATGTCTTCACTAAGAAAGGGTTCAAAAATTGGAAGAAGGCAGTGGAAATATTCAATGCTCATGTAGGTGGACCAAACAGCGCTCACAACAATGCTAGAAGACGGTGTGAAGATTTCAAAAACCAAAAGCAAAGTGTGTCATATGCAATGACTTCTCATACTGAGAAATCACATATTGAATATGAAGAGCGTTTCAGGGCTGTTGTAGGTGTGGTAAGGTTTCTTGTCTCTCAAGGCCTAGCTTTTCGTGGGCACGATGAGACTACCACTTCCATGAACAAGGGTAATTTCCTTGAGATGTTGGATTGGTATGCAGAAAGATGCAAAGATGTAGCCGATGTGGTCCATAAAAATGCTCCTGGCAATCATCAATTGACTTGTCATAAAATCCAAAAACAAATAGTACAAGCATGTGCCGAAGTGACTACAAAAGTGATAATGACTGAGCTTGGTGATAGTAATTTCTCTCTACTTGTTGATGAGTCTCGTGATGTATCTGTTAGAGAGCAAATGGCTGTGATTGTGAG GTTCGCGAACCAAAAAGGGGAGTCTTTGGAAAGATTGCTTGGTGTTAAACATGTTCTTGATACTACATCCGCTTCTTTGAAAAGATCTTTGGACGCAATGTTTGTTAAACATAATTTATCCATGTCTAGATTGAGAGGACAAGGATATGATGGGGCCTCAAATATGCGTGGAGAACTTAATGGTTTGAAGAAATTGGTGCTAGATGTCAATCCGTATGCTTTTTATGTGCATTGTTTTGCCCACCAACTTCAATTGGTAGTTGTTGCTGTTGTCAAGGGAGTCCTAGCTGTTAGTGATTTCTTTGGACATACAAATAAGATTGTCAACATG GTAAGTGCCTTGTGTAAAAGAAAAGATGCATTGTTGCAGAAGCATCATGACAACCTGGTTTTACAGTTAGAGCATGGGGAGATTTTGTCAGGAAAAGGCGAGCATCAAGAGACAAGTTTAGCAAGACCCGGTGATACACGATGGGGGTCACACCACAAGACTCTAATCCGGATATATCAAATGTGGGATTCCGTGGTTGAAGTGCTACATGGTATTTCTCTTGATGGAGCAGATGCTGATGATAGAG GTTTATCGGCTCATCAGACTTGCATTGACATTACCGgtggcaactgcatcagttga